The nucleotide window TCGCGTCGATGAACGCATCAAGGGTTTCCTTGGATTCTGTTTCTGTCGGCTCGATCATGATCGCTTCTTCTACATTCAATGGGAAGTAGATGGTTGGCGGATGATAACCGAAGTCAAGCAGGCGTTTGGCAATATCCAATGTACGGACGCCAAGCTTTTTCTGGCGCTTGCCGCTAAGGACGAATTCGTGTTTGCAGTGCCTGTTGAATGGCAGATCATAATATTCAGCAAGCCTTCTCATCATATAGTTGGCATTTAGTACCGCGTACTCTGTTACAGCCTTCAAGCCGTCTGGTCCCATTGTCCGAATATATGTATAGGCACGGACATTGATGCCGAAGTTTCCGTAGAAAGGTTTAACCCTTCCGATTGATTGCGGGCGGTCGTAATCGAATTTGTATACGCCATCCTGCTTTGTAACGATAGGCTTTGGCAGGAATGGAATAAGGTCTGCTTTTACGCCGACTGGGCCTGATCCCGGGCCGCCGCCGCCGTGTGGGCCTGTGAATGTCTTGTGAAGGTTCAAGTGAACAACATCAAAGCCCATGTCGCCAGGGCGAGCCTTGGACATTACAGCGTTCAGGTTCGCTCCATCGTAATAAAGCTTTCCGCCTGCGCCGTGGACTATCTCGGCCATCTCTAGGATATTTTCTTCAAATAATCCCAACGTGTTCGGGTTTGTAAGCATCAACGCAGCAGTATCTTCCCCAACAACCTTTTTAAGGTCTTCAAGGTCAACAAGGCCGTTTTCATCAGATTTTACCGTAATCGTTTCAAAACCAGCGACTGTAGCAGAAGCAGGATTGGTTCCGTGAGCGGAATCAGGAACGATGACCTTCGTACGGTTTTGGTCACCATTGGCTTCATGGAAAGCGCGGATCATCATCAATCCCGTCCACTCACCGTGTGCACCAGCTGCTGGCTGCAGGGTAACTTCATCCATACCGGTGATTTCAATCAAGTGTTCCTGCAGATCGTACATCAATTCAAGCGCCCCCTGCACTGAACTCTCATCCTGCAATGGATGCAAGTGTGCAAATCCGTTGAAACGAGCGACATTTTCATTCATCTTCGGATTGTATTTCATTGTACATGATCCAAGCGGATAGAATCCGGAATCAACACCGTGGTTGCGTTTCGACAATGCTGTATAATGGCGCATGATATCAAGCTCGGAAGCCTCAGGAAGTTCTGGTTCCTCTTCACGAAGGAATCCTTCAGGCAAAAGCTCTGATAAATCCGCTTCTGGAACATCCATTTCCGGAAGGCTGTAGCCGACACGGCCTGGTGTGCTTAATTCAAAAATGAGTGGCTGATCTTCCTTATGCATTGATATCCCCCATTTCCTTTACAAATGTATCGATTTCTTCTTTTGTCCTTAACTCAGTCACTGCAACAAGCATGTGATTCTCAAGTCCGGAATAATCACGGCCAAGGTCATAGCCGCCTATGATGGCCTTTTCGAGGAGCTTCTGGTTCACTTCTTTGACCGGCTTATTCAGCTTGACAACGAATTCATTGAAGGATGGGCCTTCAAATGCAATCTCAAAGCCATTTTCCTTGAATGCCTTTTTAGCGTAATGAGCTTTCTGGATATTGGCGACAGCCATTTCACGAACGCCTTTTTTACCGATTGCAGTCATCGCCACAGAGGCAGCAAGTGCATTTAATGCCTGGTTCGAGCAGATATTGGATGTCGCTTTATCACGGCGGATATGCTGTTCCCTCGCCTGAAGTGTCAATACAAATCCTCGGCGTCCCTGATCGTCCTTAGTCTGGCCGACAAGTCTTCCTGGAACCTTCCTCATCAGCTTTCCAGTTACTGCAAAGTATCCACAGTGAGGGCCGCCGAATGCTGTCGGGATCCCGAATGGCTGTGCGTCTCCCGTCACAATGTCAGCGCCGAATTTGCCTGGAGGTGTCAACGCCCCCAGCGCTAGCGGATTGCTCGAAACTACGAAAAGAGATTTGTTCTCATGGACAATTTCTTCAATTTCCTTCATTGACTCAAGACCGCCAAAGAAGTTCGGATACTGGACGATGACAGCAGCGACATCTTCGCTTGCCATATCCTTCAATGCATCCAGGTCTGTTACACCATCTTTATGAGGCACTTCGACTACATCAATGTATTGTCCTTTTGCATAAGTTTTGACGACATCCTTATATTCCGGATGGACAGCACTTGAGATCAATACCTTCTTCCTTCTGGTATGGCCCGCACTAAGCATAGCTGCTTCTGCCAGTGCAGTACCGCCATCATACATGGAAGAGTTCGCTACCTCCATGCCAGTCAATTCGGAGATCATCGTCTGGAATTCAAAGATAGCCTGAAGTTCCCCCTGTGAGATTTCCGGCTGATATGGAGTGTAGGCAGTGTAAAATTCCGAACGTGACAGAACATGGTCGACAATGACCGGAATATAATGATCATATACGCCTGCACCAATGAATGAAGTATTCATTTTTAAATCAGCATTTTTGGAAGCCATCTGGGCAAGCTCCTTCATAAGAGCTGTTTCCGGCTTAGCTTTTTTAATATTGTATTCTCCGGCAAAACGGACCTTTTCAGGAATATCGCTGAACAGTTCATCGATCGATGATACGCCGATGCTTTCCAACATTGCGTTTTTGTCACTTTCCGTCAGCGGTAAATAGCGATGCTTCATAACTCTTTCCCCTCTCCGGCTTTTACTTTTTGTCTCTTTTATAAAAAGGTGTAGCTGAAACAGCAGCTTTCAAGCGTTTGCCGCGGATTTCAACTTCTACTTCGTTGCCTAACTCAGTTTCCTTTGTATCAATGAGTGCAAGCCCGATGTTCTTTTTGAGCGTTGGGGATTGCGTTCCAGTGGTAACCTCACCAATCCTGACATCCCCTTTATAAACAGGGTAGCCATGGCGCGGAATGCCCCGGTCGATCATTTCTATGCCGACAATCTTTCTAGGCAGGCCATTTTCTTTTTGCTGCTTTAGCGCATCTTTTCCAATGAAATCAGCTTCTTTGTTAAGCTTGACCGCAAAGCCAATCCCTGCTTCAAGCGGGCTGATTTCCGGCGACAGCTCCTGGCCGTACAATGCAAGGTTCGCTTCGAAACGAAGTGTATCCCTGGCACCAAGACCACATGGGATGACGCCATCTTCTTTGCCGGCCACAAGAATTTCTTTCCAGAGGCTGACCGCGTCATTGGAATCGCAGTAAATTTCGAATCCGTCTTCACCTGTATACCCTGTACGAGATACAAGCGCCTTCTTGCCGTTCAGATCGACTTCTTCACTGAACTTGAAAAAGCCAATAGTGCCGAGATCATGTTCCGCGGACAGCTTTTGAAGGATCCCTTCGGCCTTCGGTCCCTGTATAGCAATCTGGGCCATACCTTCGGATAAGTTTTCAATTTTCACATTACCTTCAAGGTGTTTCTGCATCCAATCGTAATCCTTTTCAATATTGGAGGCATTCACTACAAGGAGGTAATGGTCATCTTCGATTTTATAAACAAGCAAATCATCCACAGTGCCGCCGTTCTCATAACACATGGCTGTGTACTGGGCACCGCCGTTCTTAAGCTTTGAAACATCGTTTGTCATCAATTTTTGTAAGTAATCCAGACTATCGGGGCCCTTCACCTCGATTTCCCCCATATGGGAAACATCGAATAAACCTGCTTTTGTTCTTACTGCTTCGTGTTCTTCCTTGATGCTTGAAAACTGGACAGGCAATTCCCAGCCGCCAAAATCAACTGTCTTCCCGCCATATTCCTTATACACTTCAAAAAGCGGTGTCCGTTTTAATTCCGTCATTATGTATCCCCCTTCGTCTCCGCCAAAATATCAGTTTACATCCATCCCAGCACCATTCTTGACAGCGCATTCGGTCAAGAAAGCAGAAAAGGACAGAGCACCCCCTCTTAATCTGAGAAGGTCTCTGTCCTTTCACCTGAAAGTTTACCTTGTAAAGGCTTTCCCCTTTGGTGGCTTACACATATGGAAGCGCTCTCCAGAGATGCGTCAAACAAGAGTTCTTTTGCCTGAGAGATTCACAATTTTGCTTGCTCCTTCGGCGCTACCGGAGTAGTCTCTCCCCTTGTTGTCATCCGCATTTATATTATTTTCACATTTGGGCATGCTAGACGTTATTACCTATGTCTGCAAACTGATGCTTTCGGCCATAAAGTGACAAATTTCAAAACATTCAAAAGCTACCTTCATCCTACCATTAGAAAGGCGATTTGGGCAATATTTTTTATATTAAAAGAGGTGGATAAAATGACCGTGCAAATTAACTATGATTCTCTCTGGCAGGACGAAATGGCTGAAAGAATTGAGAAGGACGGACCCTGGGGAAATTGGGAGCTGTATAAACTTGCCGTCGAAATAGAAAAACATACCATTATCCCTGAATTTGAAGGTCTCCAGGCACCAGTTCATCTTCCCGAACTAACCCCATTGCCGCATCAGCTTGAAGTGGCAAAACAGGTTGTCGAAAATATGAATGGAAAAGCGATCCTTGCTGATGAAGTGGGACTGGGGAAAACGATCGAGGCCGGATTAATTTTGAAAGAATATATGATCAGGGGACTGGTGAAAAAGGTCCTGATTTTAGTCCCTGCTTCGCTGGTCTCGCAATGGGCAATGGAATTGAACACCAAATTCCATATCCCCGCAATCGCCCAGAAGAAAAGCTATGTGTGGGAGCAATGCGATGTGGTGGTTTCTTCGATTGATACAGCCAAACGTGCCCCTCACAGTGACATCATCAACAATTTAAATTATGACCTTATCATAATTGATGAAGCTCATAAATTGAAAAATAATAAAACAAAAAACTATGAATTTGTCCAAAACCTAAAAAAACGGTTCTGTCTGCTGCTGACCGCAACTCCAATCCAAAACCGGATCGAAGAAATATTTAATCTTGTATCTCTGTTGAAGCCCGGTCATCTCGGCAGTGAAACAGCGTTTTTTGACAAATACAAAAAGGATGCCCGGTCTGTCAATGATGATGAGCATCTGAGGGAACTTGTGAATAAAGTGATGATCCGCAACAGGCGTTCGGATACCGGAATCGAGTGGACAAAGCGACATGTAGAAACCATTCCTATCCATTTTTCCAATGAGGAGAGGGCTTTATATGACTCAATCATGGACTTAAGAGGTTCTGCTGGCGGTCTAGCCTCAAGCCAGTTCTCGCTGATGACTCTCCAGCGTGAGGCTTGCAGCAGCAGGGAGGCGGTTTTTTATACACTGAGAAATATGCTGCAGCGGCAGGAAAACCCCTCCGTCGGTTTCCAAAATACGATTGCCGAGCTTATCAAACGAGTGGAGGCAGTAACAAAAAACTCCAAAGCCGAAAAAGCACTTGAGTTGATCAAACAAATTGATGACAAAGTCATCATATTTACCGAATATCGGGCCACCCAGCTTTACCTTCAGTGGTTCCTTAAGCAAAATGGCATCACCTCAGTTCCCTTTCGCGGAGGGTTCAAACGCGGTAAAAAGGACTGGATGAGAGAACTCTTCCAGAAGAATGTCCAGGTGCTGATCGCGACCGAGGCTGGGGGCGAAGGAATCAACCTGCAATTCTGCAGTCATATCATCAACTTTGACCTTCCCTGGAACCCAATGAGACTGGAACAAAGGATCGGCAGGATCCACCGTCTTGGACAAGAAAAAGATGTGAAAATATACAACTTCGCAACGAAAGATACGGTTGAAGAACATGTTATGAAACTGCTTTACGAGAAGATCAACCTGTTCGAAAAAGTGATCGGGGAACTTGATGATATCCTGACAAAATTGGAGTTTGGCAATATCGAAGACCACTTGGTTGATATCTTCGGAAAGTCTTCATCAGAGGGGGAAATTCGAATCAAGATGGAAAACTTGACATCGATGATTCAGTTCGCGGAAGAAATGAAGGGGGAAAATCAGCGTGCAGCAACAGGAAATCCATAATTTTCTGGAAAGGTATTTCACAGCTAATAATTGTGAACTGATTGAAAATGACAAAGGATACATGACTGTCCAGCTCACCATAGAGCTTGATAAGGAATTAATGAACCGTCCGTTTTACTGGCATTACCTTGAGAAAACTGGTGGAGTACCGAATCCAATGAAGCTTACCTTCATTACTGACAAACAACAGGCTCCAGATGATTTGAAAGGAGAGATTGTCCATTTTGGTTCTCCCCGTCTTCATCAAATCTTTGAATCGACCAAGAACCTTGCCGGCTTCATCCGGTTATATGAAAACAATCACTACCCTGCACAAACTGCTTTGATTCCCTGGATCGGAATCAATATAAAAGTATCTTATCAATGTGACAGAAAACGGGATGTTTTCCATTCTATTGGACTTCACCTGATCAACGGCAGGATGGTAGAAAACTTTCATGAACGTTTATTGACCTTGCCTTTAACAACAAAAATACCTGATTATGCCTATACGCTTTCTCCTTTAATAAAGCCAAAGAGCGGCGTAAACAGGATCCAGGCTTATTTGACATCCGATATCGAGCAAGAGGACCATTCCTGGGCAGCGGATGCGCGAAAACGCTGGCAGAAGGACCTCGATTTACTTCATCATTTTTACGAAGATGCAGAAGAAAAATCCGATAGTTTTGAAACAGAAAAAACAGCTTTAAAAGAACAATATGAACCAAAAGTCCAACTATCCATCATCAATGGCGGACTGTTTTATTTAACTGAAAACGCGATTAAGTGAAACTCAGGAACTGCCTGCAAACAGAAAAAGCACATAGTAAAGCCCGGCTTATCATTCTAGCCGGGCTTTAAGTCATTTGTTCTTTTTCTTTTTCACTCCGGACATCAGCATAAATGGAAGTATACCGAACCATCTGAATAAAAAGGTCGCCTCTGCTTCCTTTTTTGCCTGTTTGATTTTCCGTCGTTCCTCTTTTGGCTGGTCAATATATTTCACAACGGTCTGGGTAAGGTATTTTACGTAATCATTTGTTTTCATGGTTACACCATCCTTCATACGTTATCAAGTATAACCAGGTGTTATTTTTTCATACGCTGGGTGATGCCATCGACAATTTGCTGAATTGTTTTCTCAGAGGTATCGATTTCAATTCCCGCTGCTTCACGATACAACGGAAGTCGGTTCATGTACAGTGCTTCAGCTGTTTTCATTTTGTCCTTTCTCAATAAAGGCCGGGAATTGTCATCCTTCAGTCTTTCCAAGATGTTTTCAAGGTCTGCATGCAGATAGACAACATTCACTTTTTCCTTTAGATACCGTCTGTTTTCTTCCGATCCTATGATCCCTCCTCCGGTTGCAATAACGGCATCGTTAGAAGGCATTGATCGCAGCACCTCAGACTCCAAAAGGCGGAACTTTTCTTCCCCATCTGCAGCGAAGATCTCATTAATCGACTTCCCTGTTCTTTTAACGATTTCCTCATCTGAATCATATACTGCCACATTCAGTCTCCGGGCCAATTCCTGAGAGACAGTCGTCTTTCCTGAACCCATGAACCCAATTAAATAAATTGCTCTCATATCTTTAATCCCCTGTCAGTTCTTTTCCCTCCATTTTATCATCATGCCCTTTTCCTTGTCATATTGGCCAAAACCGACCCCTTTTTCTCCGCTGTCGAGCTCAAGGGTGAATGTCACTTCATCGACGTTGGCAGATAAAGACTGGGTCAGGAAGCCAACTTTTCCAAATTTATAATACAGTAAACCGCTAGCGGGCAAATTACCTTCCCTTAACAAATGCTCAGCTTCTTTGATAGAGCACAGCATATAATATTCTTGGAGCCGAATGCTATTCGTTTCTTTGGCAAACTTTTTCTCTGCGATATGCTGCTCTGTCAAAATCAACAGAAAGAAGGACATCAAGAGTAAAAAGATCATCGTTAATGGATAGATAAACCCTTTTTCATTTATGGCTGAACACCCCCGGTTTGAATAAACTGGTGGACTTTAACCGAATAGTGGGTTCCATCCAGAGCCACTGCATTTATCATCACGCCATCAGCAATTTTTTCAAAAGTAAAGCTTGAAAGGTTCTGCATTAAAATCTCGTGTCCTTGGTAATCCACTCTCCTTCTCATGCTGGAACCGTACTTTTCGTAAAGGATAAATTGGCCATTGACTTTCAATAACAGCTTATCAGGCTGGACTGTCAGCTGTTCAGCAGTACGAATTTCCTTTCTTGCCTGGCTGCTGAAAACTTCCCATTCCATCCTTCTTATTCCCTTTTCAGTGACACTATCATCAAGGATGATTCTAAACCCTAAAGGAAGCATTGATGTAATCAATAAAAACACCACCAATGATAAAAGCATCTCCAGCATGGTAAATCCCAGTTCATTCAGTCGAGGAACATTTTTTTTTATGTTGCTGGTCGCTTTCATAATGAACACATACCTCCCATGCGGACTCATTTTCATCCTTTGTCACTGTCACTTCATACTGATTCCCGTTTTGAGTAATCCAGTCTCTTCCAGAAGCTGATCCCGCAACTTTCAAGTACATCAGTTCGTCAAATAAAATAGAGCCTGCGTCTCCCTCGGTCCTTACATCTGCTGTCTTTCCCATCACCACAATTGCCAATGGGAGCAAAACCGCACTGGCCATTAGAAAGGCAGCCAAGGACAATAGCATGTCTGCCAGGAAAAAACCGTGATCATTCTTCCACAACATAAAATCGACCCTTCCCGATCAGGAACATCATCCGAAACTTCTTTGATCCGGCAGTAATATAGATAGAGCCGAAGCTATCGATATTCCCATCCGGCATATAGTGAAACAGTAACTGCATTGTCCCTTTTTTGACTTTTACTTCTGGTGAATAATATCTTTTGACCAGATAAGGCGATCCATAATCGGTACCGCGGATATAGTAGTGATTATACTCTGGCATCAAGTGGACAGTAATTTGTTCCTGATGGGAAATAGCATATTGCTGGCTGTACAGGAGGTCGGATTCAAACTGGGTGAAGAAAAGGTCCTTTGCGAGGATGTCATTATGCGGAGTAAAAAGAAAGGCCGTTGTACTAGAGAGCACCAGGAAAGCTGATAGGACTATGAGCATTTCAACCATGGTGAATCCGCCGGAGTTCTTTATTTTCCAGATCATGACGCAGATTTCTGGACAGCCCCGTCGGATAAAATCTCGATTTTTGTACCATCAGGACATGCGGCATCAGGGCTTTTTAGATATTTTTCGTCATTTAGCTGCTGAAAAGTAGGAGTGACTTTCTTATCCATCTTATAAGCTTGTACCTGGGCTTCTACAAGTTTTATATACCCCTCGCAGCCTTTCTTGTTGATATTATTATTATGCGAAGCAATATTCGGCACCGTAATGATTAATAACACAGAAATGACCAATAGCACGATCATCATCTCAATCAGGGTAAAACCCTTTTGATTTTTCATTATTCATTTCTCCTTTTTTTAACTAATTGACCTGATTTAAATCCCTTTCATCATCTGGAACATTGGCAGCAGGATAGCCAGATACAGGGAGATGACCAGCAGGCCAATGAAGCTGTATAACACTGGCTGCACCGTTTTCATTGATTTCTCCATTTTTTCTTCAAGTTCTTTAAGGCAATGCCGGCTGTAAAAATAAAGCTCCTGATCCAGCTTTCCATTCTTTTGACCGTGTCTGATGATTCTTGGCAATTCAGCTTCAAAGAACGGATAATCACCCACCGCCCTGTCAAAATCCTCACCAGCTGCCAATTTCAAGATAATATCCTTTCCGATTTCACTTGAAAATGGTTCATGGTGATTTTGCTCAAAGACCTTTAAGGCATCGTGAACCGGAAGCCCTCCTGAAAACAGATAGCTTAGCTGGACTGCGAAGGAATGGGAATAAAGAAGTTTGATCAACCCGCCTGCAAACGGAAGCTTCACCAGTTTCGTTTTTTGTTGTAAGACTGGGAGTTTCCTGAATTTCATTTTGTAATAGAGGGTTAGCAGCACAGCGAGGCTGAGAAGAAAATAAAATAGGAAGGGAACAATGTCATCAGCAGCACCAATGGCTGCCATAAAAATATTCGGTGCCATGTTCATATCCGAAAAAAGAGAGGTGAATTTCGGCAGCAACACCTTGTTGACGAAGAAAAATAAGATGAATGTGAGTGCTGCCAGGAACAATGGATAAGCGGCCAGCTTTTTCAACCTCTGATAATCGGCTTCACGTTTCAATACCATATCTGATCCTTCAGTGACCGCATGGGCCAGCCCGCCGTGCTGCTCGGCAAAATAAACATAGCTGATCAAATCTCTTTTGAAATTTAATTCAGCAAGGATTAAATATAGAGGAAAGCCTTCACGCAGCTTATCGAGACTTCTTTTGATATCCGCTTTCCTCTTCATCTCCAGATGGAAAGTCATCGATTCAATCGCTTCTGCTAAAGAATATCCCTGCGAAAGCAGCTCCCCTGTCCTTTTCAGGAATCTGGCCTGTTCTGCGACAGGCCACTTATTCTCCTTCATTTAGAACCCACCTCTGGTATTCCGATTCCTTGATAAATCCGAGAGCGATGCCTTTCTTGATAGCATCTTTGAGCGTTTTGTAGTGGTAATTCTGATGTTCACCTTTTGCTTCCTTCAATACAGCAGATAAATCCCGTCCCGTAAGAATTTCAAACACATTTCCTCTTTTGCCGCTTCCTGAGGAATAGCAAAACGGCGAGCAAGCATCTTCACAATAAGGACATGTCAGTTCAACAAGCCTTTGTGCGGTTACTGCGATCAAGGTCTGTTCGATTTCAAGCCAATTGATCCCGAATTCAATCAGCCTGTAGATTGCTCCCCTTGCATCCCGTGTATGCATCGTAGTCAGCACCAAATGCCCAGTCAAGGATGCCCTTATCGCTGTCTCTGCAGTCTCCTTATCCCTAATTTCCCCGACCATAATGATATCCGGATCATGTCTGAGGATTGCCTTTAAGCCGGCAGAATAAGAGATTCCGGCCCGTTCATTGACCTGGACCTGAAGCACTGATTCACTCGGTTTTTCAATGGGATCTTCGAGTGTGATGACGTTGCGATTAACCATTTCCGATGTTTCGGACAGCATAGAATACAATGTTGTGGTTTTGCCGCTGCCTGTAGGGCCGGTAAAAATAATCAGACCATGTGCATGTTTTAAAAGGGAAATTAATTTTTTCGATGTGGATGGGAATAATGATATTTGGTATGAAGGAATATGGTTTTGTTCGGGAAGGAGACGTATGACCATGCTTTCGTTCTGGTAGGCTGGCAGTGTGGAGATTCTCAAACCAATTTTTCGATCGTGGTCCTGGTAAGTAAAGGCTCCACTTTGCGGCCTTCTCTTTTCGCCTATATCCATCGAAGCGGTGAATTTAAAATGGGAAATGAGCCGTTCGCAATCAACCTGTTCTAGGGTGTACCGGGGCAGCAGCTGATTGCCAAGCCTGAATTTTACCAGGGTGTCTCTCTCTCGCGGGATAATATGAATGTCCGAAGCGCCGCTCTTTAAAGCATCTTTTAAAATATTTTCCGCCAATAGTTCAATTGATTTTACAATAGGGATGCACCACCTTTTTTGTTATACAAAGGGATTCTACATAGCACTTCCTGTTCCTGCGAAAAAAATGGAGTAAATGTGTATAATTAGTGACAGTTCGATTCATAATAACTACCGTACCATCAATATCCTCATCATTGGGCTATAGCCAAGCGGTAAGGCAACGGACTTTGACTCCGTCATGCGTTGGTTCGAATCCAGCTAGCCCAGTTAATAGAAAAGCGTAAGTGCCTTGGTCAGCCCCGACAAGCGCTGGAGGTCCTGACAGTGAAGTCGCTCTTTGACTTCATTGTCAGGACCGAAGCGACTCGAGGGGCTAGGCACTGAAGCTGGACAATTATCGAATTCGAAAATATCTTATTCAACCCCTAGAAAAAACGGAAGCATTCCTTCCGTTTTTTTATTTGGCGATTTTTTTCAGCGCATCAGGATTGAATCCAACAATTAGCTTTTTCCCATCAGTCAAAATTGGACGCCTTAGAAGCTTGGGTTCTTCAATCACAAGATTGATCACTTCTGAAAGTGATAATTCATCGACATTAAGTTTGAGATTTTTAAAGGTTTCTCCCCTGGTCGCAAGCAGTTCATCGACGCCTTCTGTCGTCAACGTCAATATCTCCATCAATTCCTTCTGGTTTGGGGTATCTTTGAACAAATGACGTTCATTGAATTTCACGCTGTTCGAAATCAGCCACTTTTTCGTTTTACGACATGAAGTACAGCTCGGATAAGAAAAAAACGTCAGCTCTTCCATTAAGGTTACCTCCTGGCGAACAAAATTATCTTCTGAATACATTGTATAACTTTTGTATAAGTTTTGTATAGTATTTTGTCATCATTTCGCCATTTAGTTGTGAACATTTTCTAAACATATAGTGTAAACAGTGTAAACCTTATTTTCCCTTGTATTATAATGAAGGCAAATTAGTGGTCTGAGGTGAAATAAGGTGGAGCAAACATTAAAAATTACAAGTGTATTGTCTGATCCAACGCGTTATTATATTTATCAATACATCACAAAAAGGCATAAAGATGTGACTGTGCAGGAAATCGCCGACAATTTTGAAATTCATCCCAATGTAGCAAGGCTGCATTTATCAAAGCTCGAAGACGTGAACATGCTGATTTCGGAGACAAAAAAGACTGGCAAGGGGGGACGCCCTAGCAGGCTATACCGCTTGTCAGACGAAGTCATCCAGCTGCATTTCCCATTCCGTGATTATCAGCTGCTGTCAAAAATCGCCATGACGACAATGATGTCACTCGGTGAAGCCGGAAAGAAGGCTTTGTATCTGACCGGAAAGCGATTTGGCACAGAACTCATGGAACAGGAGATGTCACGTCACCCGCAATTGTCAGAAGAAATGACGTTTGAACATAAACTGAACTCAATTAAGAATGCTGCCACGCTTGCTGGTTTCTATCCAGAATTTGAACCTAATAGTGAGAAGACAAAAATTTATTTCCAGATTTTCAACTGCCCTTTCAAGGAAGTTGCCATGGAGCATACTGAAACGGTGTGCAATATGCATTATGAGTTTTTGCGGGGAATGTTTGAATCCCTGTTTGGGGAAATTGAACTGATTGAAAAAGAAAATATGTTCACAGGCTGTGATTCTTGTTCATACCAGGCTGTTATCGCACAATAATCAATCCTTGTTTACTTTTCACTCCACTTTACTTTATAATATGATAGTGATGGACATGTAGGGTAAAGGAGGGATATCTTTGGATCGTATGTACAGAGTTTTAGGATTCTGGACGGGAATCTTTGCTGTCATGTTTTTCTTGGGTGACATGTATACAACGTCCTTGATTTTCTTTGGTCAAACTGGATTTTTCTTGCTTTTAAGTTACTTGAAACTGTCTGAGCGTATGTACATCTACGTCTTCGGCGCATACTTAACGGTTTTCTTTGCAGGTTTTACTTACT belongs to Mesobacillus sp. AQ2 and includes:
- the comGA gene encoding competence type IV pilus ATPase ComGA, with the protein product MAENILKDALKSGASDIHIIPRERDTLVKFRLGNQLLPRYTLEQVDCERLISHFKFTASMDIGEKRRPQSGAFTYQDHDRKIGLRISTLPAYQNESMVIRLLPEQNHIPSYQISLFPSTSKKLISLLKHAHGLIIFTGPTGSGKTTTLYSMLSETSEMVNRNVITLEDPIEKPSESVLQVQVNERAGISYSAGLKAILRHDPDIIMVGEIRDKETAETAIRASLTGHLVLTTMHTRDARGAIYRLIEFGINWLEIEQTLIAVTAQRLVELTCPYCEDACSPFCYSSGSGKRGNVFEILTGRDLSAVLKEAKGEHQNYHYKTLKDAIKKGIALGFIKESEYQRWVLNEGE
- the comGC gene encoding competence type IV pilus major pilin ComGC, whose translation is MKNQKGFTLIEMMIVLLVISVLLIITVPNIASHNNNINKKGCEGYIKLVEAQVQAYKMDKKVTPTFQQLNDEKYLKSPDAACPDGTKIEILSDGAVQKSAS
- a CDS encoding helix-turn-helix domain-containing protein, which translates into the protein MEQTLKITSVLSDPTRYYIYQYITKRHKDVTVQEIADNFEIHPNVARLHLSKLEDVNMLISETKKTGKGGRPSRLYRLSDEVIQLHFPFRDYQLLSKIAMTTMMSLGEAGKKALYLTGKRFGTELMEQEMSRHPQLSEEMTFEHKLNSIKNAATLAGFYPEFEPNSEKTKIYFQIFNCPFKEVAMEHTETVCNMHYEFLRGMFESLFGEIELIEKENMFTGCDSCSYQAVIAQ
- the comGB gene encoding competence type IV pilus assembly protein ComGB; this translates as MKENKWPVAEQARFLKRTGELLSQGYSLAEAIESMTFHLEMKRKADIKRSLDKLREGFPLYLILAELNFKRDLISYVYFAEQHGGLAHAVTEGSDMVLKREADYQRLKKLAAYPLFLAALTFILFFFVNKVLLPKFTSLFSDMNMAPNIFMAAIGAADDIVPFLFYFLLSLAVLLTLYYKMKFRKLPVLQQKTKLVKLPFAGGLIKLLYSHSFAVQLSYLFSGGLPVHDALKVFEQNHHEPFSSEIGKDIILKLAAGEDFDRAVGDYPFFEAELPRIIRHGQKNGKLDQELYFYSRHCLKELEEKMEKSMKTVQPVLYSFIGLLVISLYLAILLPMFQMMKGI
- the comGD gene encoding competence type IV pilus minor pilin ComGD, translated to MIWKIKNSGGFTMVEMLIVLSAFLVLSSTTAFLFTPHNDILAKDLFFTQFESDLLYSQQYAISHQEQITVHLMPEYNHYYIRGTDYGSPYLVKRYYSPEVKVKKGTMQLLFHYMPDGNIDSFGSIYITAGSKKFRMMFLIGKGRFYVVEE
- the comGG gene encoding competence type IV pilus minor pilin ComGG, whose amino-acid sequence is MIFLLLMSFFLLILTEQHIAEKKFAKETNSIRLQEYYMLCSIKEAEHLLREGNLPASGLLYYKFGKVGFLTQSLSANVDEVTFTLELDSGEKGVGFGQYDKEKGMMIKWREKN
- a CDS encoding DUF2626 domain-containing protein, producing the protein MDRMYRVLGFWTGIFAVMFFLGDMYTTSLIFFGQTGFFLLLSYLKLSERMYIYVFGAYLTVFFAGFTYWSTFMMPLGGAGH
- a CDS encoding shikimate kinase, with product MRAIYLIGFMGSGKTTVSQELARRLNVAVYDSDEEIVKRTGKSINEIFAADGEEKFRLLESEVLRSMPSNDAVIATGGGIIGSEENRRYLKEKVNVVYLHADLENILERLKDDNSRPLLRKDKMKTAEALYMNRLPLYREAAGIEIDTSEKTIQQIVDGITQRMKK
- the comGF gene encoding competence type IV pilus minor pilin ComGF produces the protein MKMSPHGRYVFIMKATSNIKKNVPRLNELGFTMLEMLLSLVVFLLITSMLPLGFRIILDDSVTEKGIRRMEWEVFSSQARKEIRTAEQLTVQPDKLLLKVNGQFILYEKYGSSMRRRVDYQGHEILMQNLSSFTFEKIADGVMINAVALDGTHYSVKVHQFIQTGGVQP
- a CDS encoding Spx/MgsR family RNA polymerase-binding regulatory protein, which translates into the protein MEELTFFSYPSCTSCRKTKKWLISNSVKFNERHLFKDTPNQKELMEILTLTTEGVDELLATRGETFKNLKLNVDELSLSEVINLVIEEPKLLRRPILTDGKKLIVGFNPDALKKIAK